The nucleotide sequence GATGGCCGTAGGAACTCGGGCCCCATCTGCACGCAGTGTGACGACAGTGCCCTGACGGTGCAATTTCGTCGTAACATCCTCACCCACCGTCGTCGACATACCGGATGCACCACGGCGGCCCGGCCGAGCGACTCCCCACCACCCTGCTCCCCGCCCGGCCCGGCCCGCCGTCGCACGAGGGAGTTGACGGCACGTGACGATGTCCCCGCCCCGCGCGGGCCGCGCCGCCCCGCGCACGGGCCCGCCCCCGCGGCGACACCCGGACCGGCTGCACCGGTTCTTCGAGGCCACCGTGGCCCGCACCCCCGACGCCGTCGCGCTGCAGGACGGCACCCTGGAGCTCAGCTACGCCGAGCTCGATGCCCGGGCCGCCCAGCTGGCCCGCTACCTGAGCGCACGGGGCGCCGGGCCGGGCAGCCGGATCGGGATCCTGCTGCACCGCTCGTGGCGGACCTATGCGGTGCTCCTGGCCGTGCTGAAGACCGGTGCCGCGTTCGTCCCGATCGATCCGGCGGCGCCGCCGGACCGGGTCGGCTACATCCGTTCCGACGCGGCGCTGGATCTGCTGGTCACCACCTCGGACCTGGCCGCGGAGCTGTCCCGGGACCGGCTCGTGCAGCTCGACCTGTGCGCCGACGAGGTGGCACGGCTGCCCCGGCACCCGGTCGAGCCGGTCCCGCCCGGCGCGGATCCGCTCGCCTACATCATCTACACCTCGGGCTCCAGTGGACGCCCCAAGGGCGTCGCGGTCGCGCACCCGAGCATCTGCAACTTCGTGCACGTGATCACCCGGGTCTACGACGTCCGCGCCCACGACCGCGTCTACCAGGGCATGACGATCTCGTTCGACTTCTCGATCGAGGAGATCTGGCCAACCTTCGCGGCCGGGGCGACGCTGGTCGTCGGGCCGACCGACTCCCGGCGGATCGGGGCCGAGCTGGGCGAGTTCCTGGCCGGGACCGGGGTGACGGTGCTGTGCTGCGTCCCGACCCTGCTCGCGACGATCCCGGTCGAGCTGCCGGCGCTGCGCACCCTGCTGGTCGGCGGCGAGGCATGCCCGGCCGGGCTGGTCGAGCGCTGGGCCCGGCCCGGCCGCCGGATGCTCAACACCTACGGCCCGACCGAGGCCACCGTGACCGCCACCTGGGGCGAGCTGCTGCCGGGCCGCCCGGTGACGATCGGGGTCCCGGTGCCCACCTACTCGGTGGTGATCCTGGACGACGCGCTGCGCGAGGTGCCCCGCGGCGAGGTCGGCGAGATCTGCATCGGCGGACCCGGCGTCGCCGTCGGGTACGTCAACCTCCCGGAGAAGACCGCCGACCGGTTCGTCCGGCATCGCGCCGCACCGCCCGACGGGGACGGCAGGCTCTACCGGACCGGTGATCTCGGCCGGTTCGACGAGCGCGGCGAGATCGTCTATCTCGGCCGGGCCGACGACGAGGTCAAGATCCGCGGGCACCGGGTCGACCTGGGCGAGATCGAGAGCGTCGCGCTGGAGCACGCCGACGTGGAGAGCGCGGTCGCGGCGCTCACCAAGCCGGCCGACGGCACCGGTGAGGAGCTGACCGTCTACGTCGTCGCGGTGTCCGGTGGGTCGGGTGGGGCCGGTGGCGTCGATCGGGCCGGGCTGCACGAGCTGCTGCGCACCCGGCTGCCGGAGTACATGGTTCCCGGCTACCTGGAGGTGCTCGACCGGCTGCCGATGATGCCCAGCGGCAAGGTCGACCGCCCGAAGCTCCCGCCGCCGTCCGGGCCGCGGATCGTGGTGTCCGCGGGGCCGGTGATCGCGCCCGGCACCGAGCTGGAGAGCCGGGTGCGTGACGTGCTCGCCGAGGCACTGTCGTTCGAACCCGGCCAGGTCTCGGTGACCGCCGACTTCTTCGACGAGCTGGGCGGCCACTCGCTGCTCGCGGCACGGGTGGTGACCCTGCTGCGCGAGCGCTCCGTCGGCCGGACGGCCGCGGTGCGCGATCTCTACGACAACCCGACCGTCCGCGGATTGGCCGGGGCGCTGGATCCCACCGCCGGACCCGCGGCGAACGCGGCGCCTCCTCCCCCGCAGCGCCCGCAGCCGCTGCGCCACTCGCGCGGGCGCTACTCGCGGGCCGGGACGGTGCAGGCGGCGGCGCTGTTCGTGCTGTTGCTGGTGATGACGCTGCCCGCCGCCGGTGTCTACGCCTGGCACGACGGCCGGGTCGCGCCGGACGTGCTGGCCCAGCTCGCCGTCGGCGCGACCGCGGTCTTCCTGCTGCAACGCTGGCTGCTCGCCCCGCTGGCGGTGCGCGCGCTCACCGCGCGGATGCGCGCCGGCCGGTACCCGATGTGGGGCGTCGCGCACCTGCGGCTGTGGGCCGCGGACCAGCTGCTGGCCATGTCGCCGCTGCCGGTGCTGTCCGGTGGTCCGCTGGCGGCGCCGTACCTGCGGCTGCTCGGCGCCCGCGTCGGCCGGGAGGTGCACGTCGGCACGTCGGTGCTGTCGTTGCCGCGGATGCTGCAGATCGGCGACGGCGCGACCGTCGGCTACGGGGCCGCGCTGCGGCCGTGGACGGTCGGCGACGGCTGGGTCACGGTCGCGCCGATCGCCGTCGGCGAGGGTGCGCACGTCGGCGCCAGCGCCGTCGTCGAGCCGGGGGCGGTGATCGGCGCCGACGCGGTCGTCGGGGAGCAGTCCGCGGTCGCCGAGGACCAGGTGATCCCGAGCGGCGAGCACTGGGCGGGCTCGCCGTGCGTGCCCGACGCCGCCGACGCCGCGGTGGCCGAGCTGACCGAGCGCGGGCAGGCACCGCCCTGGACCCGGCCGCAGCTGGCCGCCGCTGCGGGCGGCGTGCTGGCACTCGAACTGGTCGCGCTCGCCTCGCTGGTGCCCGC is from Pseudonocardia autotrophica and encodes:
- a CDS encoding Pls/PosA family non-ribosomal peptide synthetase, with the translated sequence MSPPRAGRAAPRTGPPPRRHPDRLHRFFEATVARTPDAVALQDGTLELSYAELDARAAQLARYLSARGAGPGSRIGILLHRSWRTYAVLLAVLKTGAAFVPIDPAAPPDRVGYIRSDAALDLLVTTSDLAAELSRDRLVQLDLCADEVARLPRHPVEPVPPGADPLAYIIYTSGSSGRPKGVAVAHPSICNFVHVITRVYDVRAHDRVYQGMTISFDFSIEEIWPTFAAGATLVVGPTDSRRIGAELGEFLAGTGVTVLCCVPTLLATIPVELPALRTLLVGGEACPAGLVERWARPGRRMLNTYGPTEATVTATWGELLPGRPVTIGVPVPTYSVVILDDALREVPRGEVGEICIGGPGVAVGYVNLPEKTADRFVRHRAAPPDGDGRLYRTGDLGRFDERGEIVYLGRADDEVKIRGHRVDLGEIESVALEHADVESAVAALTKPADGTGEELTVYVVAVSGGSGGAGGVDRAGLHELLRTRLPEYMVPGYLEVLDRLPMMPSGKVDRPKLPPPSGPRIVVSAGPVIAPGTELESRVRDVLAEALSFEPGQVSVTADFFDELGGHSLLAARVVTLLRERSVGRTAAVRDLYDNPTVRGLAGALDPTAGPAANAAPPPPQRPQPLRHSRGRYSRAGTVQAAALFVLLLVMTLPAAGVYAWHDGRVAPDVLAQLAVGATAVFLLQRWLLAPLAVRALTARMRAGRYPMWGVAHLRLWAADQLLAMSPLPVLSGGPLAAPYLRLLGARVGREVHVGTSVLSLPRMLQIGDGATVGYGAALRPWTVGDGWVTVAPIAVGEGAHVGASAVVEPGAVIGADAVVGEQSAVAEDQVIPSGEHWAGSPCVPDAADAAVAELTERGQAPPWTRPQLAAAAGGVLALELVALASLVPAVLLVWTSLLLFGDGPALAVAVAVGPVFVLTVCVLVAVGRWVVAPRTGPGVFPARSSLGLRKWFGDKLLEMSLTYTNALYSTLYTVGWLRLLGAKVGRGAEVSTASHIDPEMLTISQGSFVADMASVGSATFHNGWMVRRPTLVGRRAFVGNAAVVPAGSTLGDESLIGVATVPPPSGVPQDSTWLGSPAMHLPVRQDSGDHPESLTFRPSRGRVAERLGIEFLRATLPASAISVSLYLFLQWLSDVARTSPPWVVVLAAPALALGTALLLVLLVAAVKWLVVGAYRARTEPLWSRFVRRSEFVTGLYEAAAVPGLLTMLSGSPLLPPMLRLMGARIGRRTCLSTTYLTEFDLVDIGDDAVVGRDVSLQTHLFEDRVMKMSTVTVGAGATVGDRAIVLYDAVVGAGVRLEPLSLVMKGEHLPAGTRWRGITAQPVSDPPAPAQLPVPVPVPAAATPVEQTVRTAAPDVQRTTVLTRVGQAVDPGRTVRMRSVQAARSAPRPSGPPRHRVPQQRAGGARHRRTDR